A genomic stretch from Erigeron canadensis isolate Cc75 chromosome 9, C_canadensis_v1, whole genome shotgun sequence includes:
- the LOC122581657 gene encoding uncharacterized protein At5g03900, chloroplastic-like, translating into MASISTCFTITPNYKSKHFLYSVKSHNYNNYYIFYNNKHFLKLGKQNSNNNNNRRYYVSEIRAGFDVPPVTGIRPGKIIESDKLPADVRKRTMEAVDSSGRRVTVGDVASKAGIKLTEAQKALQALAADTDGFLEVSDEGDVLYVFPKDYRSKLAAKSFRIKAEPVIEKAKSGAEYLIRVSFGTALIASIVIVYTTIIAILSSSSEEDNRGRRRGRSFDSGFSFYMNPADLFWYWDPYYYRRRRVRKEDNGMNFIESVFSFVFGDGDPNEGIEEERWKLIGQYIAANGGVVTAEELAPYLDVESAEKTDDDSYILPVLLRFDGEPEVDEEGNILYRFPSLQRTAASQRSGRKEYVGRKFSEWVGGVDKFFREKNWDFSKISNTERAMVGGLGALNLFGVIVLGTMLKNMTVSPSGFISFVSDIFPLLQIYAASFFAIPLVRWFITQRTNAKIDKRNRAREQRARALEMPDVSLRRKILSARDLSQRTTIGQDRIVYTTERDIFEQDYDTQEWDRRFKEIEKSD; encoded by the exons atggcATCAATATCAACATGCTTTACAATTACACCTAATTACAAGTCAAAACATTTCCTTTATTCTGTAAAATCAcacaattataataattattacattttttataataataagcaCTTTCTTAAACTAGGTAAACAGaacagtaataataataataatagaagatATTATGTGAGTGAAATTAGGGCTGGATTTGATGTACCGCCGGTGACCGGAATTAGACCGGGAAAGATAATTGAGTCCGATAAGTTGCCGGCGGATGTACGGAAGCGGACGATGGAAGCTGTAGATAGTTCTGGAAGGAGAGTGACTGTTGGTGACGTGGCAAGTAAGGCTGGGATTAAGTTGACTGAAGCTCAGAAAGCTTTGCAGGCACTTGCTGCTGACACTGATGGCTTTTTAGAG GTGTCAGATGAAGGAGATGTTCTTTATGTGTTTCCAAAAGATTATCGTTCAAAACTTGCAGCCAAGTCATTTCGGATAAAAGCGGAACCTGTTATCGAGAAGGCAAAG TCCGGTGCTGAATACTTGATCAGGGTTTCTTTTGGAACAGCATTAATTGCTTCCATTGTTATTGTTTATACAACAATTATTGCTATTCTCTCAAGTAGTAG TGAAGAAGATAATCGAGGAAGACGCAGAGGAAGATCTTTTGATTCAGGATTCTCTTTCTATATGAATCCAGCTGATTTGTTTTG GTATTGGGATCCATATTATTATAGGAGGAGGCGAGTTCGAAAAGAAGATAATGGAATGAATTTCATTGAATCT GTCTTTTCATTTGTGTTTGGTGATGGTGATCCAAATGAAGGTATTGAAGAAGAGAGGTGGAAGTTG ATTGGTCAGTATATTGCGGCAAATGGTGGAGTTGTTACGGCCGAAGAACTTGCTCCATACCTTGATGTAGAGTCTGCAGAAAAGACG GATGATGACTCGTACATATTACCTGTTCTGCTGCGTTTTGATGGTGAACCAGAAGTGGATGAAGAG GGGAACATCCTTTATCGGTTTCCATCACTTCAACGTACAGCTGCTTCACAAAGAAGTGGTAGGAAGGAATACGTTGGGAGAAAATTCAGTGAATGGGTGGGAGGAGTCGACAAGTTCTTCAGAGAAAAAAATTGGGATTTCAG TAAAATTAGCAACACGGAGAGGGCGATGGTTGGTGGTTTGGGCGCGCTTAATCTCTTTGGGGTGATTGTTCTTGGTACCATGTTGAA GAATATGACGGTCTCTCCAAGCGGATTCATTTCATTTGTATCTGATATATTTCCTCTTCTCCAG ATCTATGCTGCCTCGTTCTTCGCTATACCTTTGGTCCGATGGTTCATTACTCAAAGAACAAATGCCAAAATAGACAAAAGGAATCGAGCTAGAGAGCAGCGGGCACGAGCACTTGAGATGCCAGATGTTTCCCTCAGACGAAAG ATTCTTAGTGCGCGGGACTTGTCTCAGAGAACAACGATTGGCCAGGATCGGATCGTGTACACTACAGAAAGAGACATATTTGAACAAGATTATGACACACAGGAGTGGGATAGGAGATTTAAAGAAATCGAGAAGTCTGATTAA